Part of the bacterium genome is shown below.
TCGGGATCGAACTGGACGACTACCGCTCGCTCCTCGACGAAGTTAATGTGGCCGTCCTGCTCTCGCTTGATGAAACGCTGAAAGGCCAGGACGGCAGTGAGTCGTCCATATCGGAAAGCACGGCGGATCTGTCCCATGGCACGCAGGACGAAAAGCTCGAAGAACAGGAAACGCGCGACCTGCTTGTCCACGGCCTGCGCGACATGCCCGAGCAGGAGCGGCTCGTCCTGGCACTCTACTATTACGAAGAACTTACTCTGAAAGAAATCGGCGAAGTGCTCGGTCTGACCGAGTCACGCGTCTCGCAAATACACTCAAAAGCACTGCTGCAGTTGCGGGCGCGTCTGCGTTCGCGCATGTCCGGATAATTGTCACGACGACGGAGGAGCCATGTTCCGGCCGATCAATAGCGACGATCACACGCGCTTTCGCCCGCCAGTCGAACAGGTGAAGCAAGCCGAAGGCGCATTTCACGGTCAAAAGCGCGATTTCTCGTACGAGATCGAACAGATTAACGAGAAACACAAAGAAAAGCAGCGGGAGCCAGGCGAGCCGTTTGGCGAGGACACCTTCGAACCAAGCAGCGACGAAGAGCAGACCGCACCCGATTCCGATTCCAATTCCAAGCCCGAAAAATCCGAGCGCACACCACCAGAGTCCGGCCATGTTGATCTTCAGGCATAAACCGCTTCTTGCCGCACTGCTCCTGCTGTCCGCGACAGCAGTGTGGGCCGCCACGCTGGAAAATGTGCGATTCGGCTCGCACCAAGGTTTCGACCGCATGGTGTGCGAGTTCGACGCGCCCATCCAGTACGTTTTACGGGACGGCACCAACGGTTCGATTGAATTGCATCTGAAGTCTGTAAGCGTCACGGATAAGTTCGCGCTGCCCAAACTGCCGTCGCAGATCAAATTGCTCAATAGCGTCGAGGCCTTCCGCGAAAACGCGAGCGATATCATTCTGGAAATCCGCGGCGCCGTGCCGTTGTCCGCGGTGCCTTTGGAGCTGGCGGGGCCGACGTGGCGATTGGCGATTGATCTGGCGCGGCGCGGTGAGCAGTTGCAGACCCCGACGCAATCTGCTAACGATTCGACGGCCACGGCCAAGCCGGTGACTCCGAAGAAGAGTGCAAAGCCCAAAGAGCCGGAATATATTCCCGGTGATCGGCCGATTGAAACGAAGTTGGCTGAGGGCACGACTCCGCCACAAACCGAATCGCAGGCAGTGACGCCAGCCGATCCGCATGTTGCGCAGGAATCGGCCGCTCATGCCGAGCCTGGGGTCAACGCGCACGCCGAGCCGGAGGCCCAGCAACTGGCTACCGCCGACAGCATTAAAGCGCTTGAAGTGCTGGCCGATTTCTATGGAATTACCGGCGACTCGCAGGCCGCACGCGAGTATGGTGCATTGCACAAGACGCGCGCCGGCGATACCATGGATGCTGCCGAACAAGCCGTGACGGAGCATTCCGCGTCGTCAAATGCGCCGCTGTGGATGTTTATCGCGATTGCCTTCGCGGCCGGGATAACAGGTGGAGCCATCGGTGCGCGGCTTCGCATGCCCAAACTGAAACTCAATCTCAAGCTGCCCAAATTCGCACTGCCCAAATTCACGCGCAAGCCCAAGAGCCCCGATGCCGCGGCGGAAATCGCCAAGGACCTTGACACGCTTGATAAGGCTATCGCTGCCGAGAAGCGCGAGAAGCCCAAGCGCGAACCTAAGGCCAATCCGCCCGTGACGGCCAAGCCCGAACCCGCGCCCGAGCCCGAACCGGACTTCCCTGACAGCGAACCTGCGATGGAGGTCGCGATGAAGGAATCGCTGATGGACCGCCGCGTCAAGCGAGTGCTTGAACTTTCTGCTGAAAACCGTTCCCTGGCCGAAATTGCGCAGGAGCTCGACATGGGACAAGACGAAGTTAAACTCATACTCGATTTGAATTCATAAGGCCCTCCGTGTCTCAAACCTTGATCCCCCTCCGCGTCGGCGAAATCCTCACGACCAAAGTTCGCCGCAAACTCTCTACGTCACGTGTCTTGATTGATCTTAAGGGTCGAATGCTCGTCGCAGACCCTGAACAACCGGTCTCGGTCGGCGATCCCATCACCGTACAGGTCTTGGCCATCTCGCCGCGCATTCGCTTGCGCCTGCTCGCGCCAGTGCCGACGGACGCTCCCAACGTCGCCTTCCCACTCGACCTCCGCACCTGAGCCAACCTTAAGTCCCACTTCAACGCTCCGGCAGTTTGTGCCGGAGCACGGATCCTGCCCCGGTTTTCCCCTACCCTCTGCACTTCCTTAACTTCTGTTTCTTAAGCGGTTAAATTGACCTCCTGGATTGCTTAACTTGTTATAGCGCTTGGCACCATCCTTGCAAAGATTCTGCAAGGGTAACAGGACCTCGCTATGATCAAAGGCATTTACAGTTCAGCCGCCGCCATGCGCGCGGGCATCGTCCGACAGGACTTGACCGCCAACAATTTGGCCAACGCTTCGACCACCGGTTTCAAGCGCGACCGCTTCGTCATCGAGCAGCAGCTTGACGGCGCAAACGTGGGCGATTCGCGCAATTTGCTCGATGCCGTGAAAGGTGCGGGTTACACTGCTTTCAGTGCGGGACCACTCGAGTCTACCGAAGCACCGCTCGACTTTGCGCTCCAGGGCTCCGGCTTTTTCGTCGTCACAGACCAAGAAGGCACGCACTATACGCGCAATGGCCGCTTCGATCGCAACGCCGAAGGTCAGCTGGTGGATGCCGAAGGCCGCCGCGTGCAAGGCGAGGGCGGCGACCTCACGATTCCACCGGGTATCGTCACCGTCAGCGATGACGGCCGAGTCTCTGTAGACGGCGTAAGTCTCGACAGATTGCGCGTCGTCGAGTTTGAAAATCCCGGCGAGCTGGTCAAAACCAAAGACAGTCTGTTTTCCGATCCGGACAACGCCGCCGGTGAGCGCGCCGTCGCCCGCACCAGCGTTGCCCAGGGATTTCTCGAACAATCGAATGTAGACGCCGTGCGCGAAATGGTCGAGATGATCGCCACCGCGCGGCACTATGAAGCAAGTTCCCGCCTGATGACGGCGCAGGACGCATCGCTCAATCACGTCGTCAATGACATCGGTCGAGTCTAAGGCAATTCATGATCAAAGCTCTCTACACATCCGCTTCCGG
Proteins encoded:
- the flgF gene encoding flagellar basal-body rod protein FlgF, whose protein sequence is MIKGIYSSAAAMRAGIVRQDLTANNLANASTTGFKRDRFVIEQQLDGANVGDSRNLLDAVKGAGYTAFSAGPLESTEAPLDFALQGSGFFVVTDQEGTHYTRNGRFDRNAEGQLVDAEGRRVQGEGGDLTIPPGIVTVSDDGRVSVDGVSLDRLRVVEFENPGELVKTKDSLFSDPDNAAGERAVARTSVAQGFLEQSNVDAVREMVEMIATARHYEASSRLMTAQDASLNHVVNDIGRV